The Diaminobutyricimonas aerilata nucleotide sequence CCATCCCCTCCTCGATGCCGGCGAACTCGCCGAGCACGATGGTGCCGATCTCGTTCTCGTCGAGGTTCTGCGCGAGCCCGAGGGTGCCGTCCGCGAAGCGGATGAGCTCGTTGGCCATCACGCCGGGGAGGCCCTCGACGTGCGCGATGCCGTCGCCCGCGTCGGTGACGTACCCGACCTCGGTCGTCGACGCCTGGCTCGGCTCGTACGCGCGCACGAAGTCCTTGAGTGCGTCGCGGATCTCATCCGGGCTGATCGTGATGTCTGCCATGGGTTGTTCCTTCGGGGTTTGCGCTGGGATCAGCCAGCGAGCTGAAGTCTGAGGTCGTTGAGCTTGGCGGCGATGCTGCCGTCGATGACGTCGTTCCCGACCTGCACGCGGAGTCCGCCGAGCACGCGGGGGTCGATGACCTGGTTCAGTCGCACGTGGCGCCCGTACCGGGCCGTGAGGCTCTGCTCGAGGCGGTCCAGCTGCGCCGGCGCCACGGGTGTCGCACTCGTGACCGTGGCCACCAGCCGACCGCCCTGGTCGGCCACCACGGTCGAGGCGTACCGCAGTGATTCTCTCAGGCTGCGGCCGCGAGGCTGCTGAACGAGGTGACGCACGATCGCGATGGTCTGCGGCTGGGCCTTGCCGGTGAGCAACCGGTCGACGAGGCCGACCTTCTGGTCGACGCCGCTCAGCTTGCTGCCGATCGCGAGTTCGAGCGTGGGGTCCGACGCGACCGCCGAGGCGACCGTGAAGAGCTCCCGCTCGAGGCCGTCGTCGGCCGACGCTGCGATCGCGCGCAGCCCGAGCTCCTCGACGCCGCCGAGGAGCTCCTCGGGGGTCGACCAGCGGGTCGAGGCCACCGAGTCGAGCACGGCCCTCGCCGTCGCGCCGAAGCCGGCGAACACCGCCGCGACGAGCGCGCGCTTCTCGGCCGCTCCCGCGGAGGGGTCGGCGAGTGCGGACCGGAGCTGGGCGGAGCCGCCCAGCACACGGCCGGCCTGGAGCAGCTGCTCACCGGTCGAGGCGTCGACGTTCTGGCCGTCGAGCACCTCGCGCGCGGCGGCGAGTGCTTCTCTCGTCGCTGATCCCACGGGTTACGCCTTCGCCTGCTCGGAGGCCTCGAGGTCCGCGAGGAAGCGGTCCACGATCGCCTGCGACTTCGCGTCGTCGGAGAGGCTCTCGCCGATGACGCCCGACGCGAGGTCGATCGCCAGCGTGCCGACCTCGGAACGCAGGGACACGAGCGCAGCCTGCCGCTCGGCCTCGATCTGCGCCTGGGCGTTCGCGGTGATGCGCGCCGCCTCGGCGTTCGCCTGCTCCTTGAGCTCGGCGAGGATCTTCTGGCCGTCGACGCGGGCCTGCTCGCGGATGCGAGCCGCTTCGCTGCGCGCGTCGGCGAGCTGCTTGTTGTACTCCTCGAGCGCCGCGGCCGCTTCGGCCTGGGCGTTCTCGGCCTTCTTGATACCGCCCTCGATCTGCTCCGCGCGCTCGTCGAGCGTCTTCTGGATGCGCGGGAGCACACGCCAGATGAAGAACGCCGCGACGATCGCGAAGATGACCGCCGACCAGAAGATGTCGTAGAACTCCGGCAGCAGCGGGTTCCGCGCAGTCTCGGCCTCGCCGTGCGTCTCGAACGGTGCCAACAGGAATGCGTTCAGCATCCTGCCTCCTTAAGCGGGGTCGAGATTACGGGAAGGGGATGAAGGCGACGGCGATGCCGATGAACGCCAGCGCCTCGGTGAAGGCGATGCCGAGGAACATCAGGCCGGTGAGGCGGCCCTGCAGCTCGGGCTGGCGTGCGACCGACTCGACGGTCTTGCCGACGACGATGCCCACGCCGATGGCGGGTCCGATCGTGGCGATGCCGAAGGCGACAGGGGCGATGTGACCCGTGAGTTCAGCGACGTTCACGTGTATTTCCTTCCGTGGTGAGTGGACTCGGCGGGCGCCGGGTCCGCTTAGTGCTCTTCAACCAGCGCGAGCTGGATGTAGACAGCGGTGAGCAGGGTGAAGACGTAGGCCTGGAGGGCGGCCACGAGCAGCTCGAAGAGCGTGAACGCGAACCCGAAGGCGAAGGTGCCGACGCTGAACAGGCTGTAGAAGCCGCCGGCGGTGAAGAGGAAGAAGTGCGTCGCCGAGAAGCAGAGCACGAGCAGCATGTGGCCCGCGACCATGTTCATGAGAAGACGGATGGCGAGCGTCACGGGGCGGAGGATGAAGGTCGAGACGAACTCGATCGGCGTCACGATGATGTACACCGGCAGCGGAACGCCCGAGGGGAACAGCGAGTTCTTGAAGAACGCCCCGGGGTGCTTGCGCACGCCGGCGTAGATGAACGCGATGTACGAGACGATCGCGAGCACGATCGGGAGCCCCACGACCGACGATCCGGCGATGTTGAGCAGCGGCACGATGCCCGTGAGGTTCAGGAAGATGATCGTGAAGAACATCGGCACGAGCAGCGGCAGGAACCGCTTGCCGTCCTTCTCGCCGAGCGTGTTGAAGACGATGTTGTCGCGCACGAAGCCGACCGCGAGCTCGATGACGCTCTGACCGCGGCCCGGGATGGTGCGCATGCGTCGCGTGCCGAGCCAGAAGACGAGCAGCAGCACCGCGATGGCGATGAAGCGCACGAGGATGATGCGGTTGATCGCGAACGGCGTGCCCTCGAAGAGGAGCACTTCCGGGAAGAAGTCGTCGAGGGACGGCCCGTGGAACTCTCCGCCGTCGGAGGCAAACGGTACGACCAGATTGAGAGCGTTTGCTAGCAGCGCTGACTCCTGAATCGGGGCGTGCGAGCACGCGGCGATCGGGCAAGAAGGGGGGCTTTCGTCCCCCAGCCTAGCAAGGAAGAATGCCCCCCGACGAATCGGGAGGCGGATCCGGTGTCAGCGGCCGCTGCGGGGCTCCCCCGGCAGGTCGATGTCGCTCACGTACGGGATGCGCGCACGCACGAAGGCGAGCACGTCCGCGGCGAGCGAGCCGAGCACCGCGACGACGATCGTGATGAAGAGCACGTACGGGTTGAGGAAGTCCTGGCCGCCGAGCAGGATCACGAGCACCAGGAAGATCACGAGCTTGAGCAGCCAACCGCCCATGACGATGCCGAAGAAGAGCGGGCTGAACAACTCCCCCTTCGACACGCTCACCGCAGCGAGGATCGTGAGCGCGGTCAGTCCGAGGAACACCGCGGTCATCGCCGCCCCGACGAGGGCGCCGAGCAGCCCCGGCACACCGTCGACCGCGAAGCCGATCGCGCCGCCGATCACGGCGATCGCGAGGGCGAGCAGTGCGCCGTACAGGGCGGCGCGCTTGAGCAACGGGGCGGCGGTCATTCTTTCCTGTCCTTCAGTCGTCGGAGTGCCGCATCCGTCTGGCGCGGGTCGGGCTGGTCGTCGATTTCGTTGGACGCCTCGTCGAGCGGGTCGAAGCGCGCGGTCGCCTCGTCGGCGCCGAGTTCGTCCGGGCTGAGCGACTGGACGGCGGTCTCGACCGCCTTGCGCCGGGTGAGCGGCAACAGGGTGACGACGGTGCACGCGACGAGGCCGACCGAGATGAAGGCGAGGGCCCACGCCCAGTGCACGAACAGCGGCAGCAGGCATCCGACCGCGACGACCGTCGTCCAGGCGTAGAAGATGAACACCGCGTGCTGGTGCGTGTGCCCCATGTCGAGCAGGCGGTGGTGCAGATGCCGACGATCGGCCGAGAACGGGGACTTGCCCGCGCCGAGCCGGCGCACGACGGCGAGCCCGAAGTCGAGCAGGGGCACGACGAGGATCGCGAACGGCAGGATGATCGGGATGAGCGACGGCAGCAGTTGCGACCGGCTGATGGTCTGCGGATCCACCTGCGTCGTCACCGCGATCGCGGAGGCGGCCATCAGCAGTCCGACGAGCAGCGCCCCCGAGTCGCCCATGAACAGACGCGCAGGCCGCTTCAACTGGCCCCGCACCTCCACACGCCAGTTGTACGGGATGAAGCCCAGACACGCACCGCCGAGCAGCACCGTCAGCAGCGACGCGAGGTTGAAGTACTCGGTGCGTCCGCCCGCCTGCAGCAGGTAGGCGTAGATGAAGAAGACACCGCTCGCGATCATCGCGACCCCGGCGACGAGTCCGTCGAGCCCGTCGATGAAGTTCATCGCGTTCATGACGAGCACAACGGCGAGCACGGTGAGCATGAACGACTGCGTCGGCGAGAGCAGGTACACCCCCACGACCGGCTCGCTCGTCTCCGACGGTACGACGATCGGCAGCGACACGAGCTGGATGCCGCCCCAGGCGAGCACACCGCCGGCGAGGATCTGCGCGCCGAGCTTGATCGTCCAGTCGAGATCCCACAGGTCGTCGACGACGCCGACCACCACGATCAGCAGGGCCGCGAGCAGGATCGCGAGGATGCGGTCCGGATGGTCGAAGACGATGTCGAACTCGTCGAGCTGCGACGCGAGGGCGAGGGCCGCGAGCACGCCGAGGAACATCGCGACGCCGCCGAGGCGGGGCGTCGGGCTCGTGTGCACGTCCCGGTCGCGGATCTTCGGGTACAGCTTGAAGCGCAGGCCCAGCCGCCACGTCACGTAGGCGAGCACGGCGGTCGATCCCGCCGACACCACACCGACGAGCGCGTAGAAGACTATGCGCACTTGTCGGCCCCGACCACCTCGACGATCTGCTCGTCGGGGATGACGCCGTGCCGCACGATGCGCAGCTTGCCGCCCTCCGCGAGCAGTCCCGTCGCGTCGACGATCGTCGACGACGGTTCGGCGGCCCCGGGGTAGTCCTCCCCCGCGCGTCCGTCTTCGAGGTAGACGGCGACGCTCTCGCCGAGCATGACCTCGGCGTCCGTCGCGGTCAGCGCGGGGGGCTGACCACTGAGATTGGCGCTCGACACGGCGAGCGGACCGGTCTCGGACAGCAGCTCGAGCGCGATCCGGTTGCGCGGCATGCGCAGCGCGACGGTGCCGCCGGTGTCGCCGAGGTCCCAGTGCAGCGACGGCTGCGCGGGGAGGATGACCGTGAGCCCGCCGGGCCAGAAGCGCTCGACGAGCGCGTCGACCTCCGGCGGCACGCGCTCGGCGAGTGCGGCGAGGGTCGGGATGCCCGGGATGAGCACGGGCGGCGGGGCCGTGCGGCCCTTGGCCGCGAGCAGCCGCTGCACGGCGGCGGGCGAGAACGCGTCGGCCGCGACGCCGTACACCGTGTCGGTGGGCATCACGACCAGTTCGCCGCGGCCGATCGCCGACCGCGCCAGGCGCATACCGGTCAGCAGCTCGTCGTCACGCGAACAGTCGTAGATGGGGGCCATGTCGCCCTACATCGTAGTGCGACCCTCGAGCGGGGTCGTGGAGGGCGGACTCAGGCGCGCGTGGCCGAGGTCGCCCGATCGCGCCCGAGCAGGTCGCGATGGGTCGCCGGAGCACGCCAGCCGTCCGAAGTGAGGAGCGCCGCGATCTCGGCCGCCTGCAGTTCGCCGTGCTCGATCACGAGCGTGCCGCCGGCGCGCAGCAGCCTGCTCGCGGTGCGCGACACCTGTCGCACGACGTCGAGGCCGTCGTCACCGCCGTAGAGCGCCGCGGCGGGATCGAACAGCCGCACCTCGGGATCGCGGGGCACCGCATCCGCCGGGATGTACGGCGGGTTCGAGACGACGACGTCGACGACGCCGTCGAGCTCAGGCAGGGCGTCGGCGAGATCGGCGAACACGAGCCGGGCGTTGTCGGCGCCGGTCTCGCGGAAGTTCTGCTTCGCCCAGATGAACGCCTGGGGCGAGTTCTCGACGGCGTGCACGCGTGCGTGCGGCACCTCGGTGGCGAGGGCGAGGGCGATCGCTCCGCTGCCGGTGCCGAGGTCGACGCCGACGGGTTCGGCCGACGGCACGGCCGCGAGCGCGTCGATCGCGATCTGGGCGACCGACTCCGTCTCCGGTCGGGGCACGAAGACCCCGGGTCCGACGGCGAGATCAAGGGAGCGGAACCCGGCGCGACCGGTGATGTGCTGCAACGGCTCCCGGGCGGCACGGCGCTCGACCGCCTCGGTCGCCGCGAGCAGATCGTCGGACGCGAGCTGCGCATCCGTCACCAGTCGCGCCTGCAGCGCTCCGCGCCCGAGCCCGAGCACGTGGCCGAGCAGCAGTTCGGCGTCGGCCTCCGGCGTGGGCACGCCGGCACGCGTGAGCACGCCGACGGCGTGGTCCCGGAAGGCCCGCAGGGTGACGGGGTTCATGCGCGGGGGCTCACTGGTCGCCGAGGTCGGCGAGCCGTGCCTCCTCGTCGGCCTGGATGCACGAGTCGATGACGGGATCGAGCGCGCCATCCATGACCTGGTCGAGGTTGTAGGCCTTGTATCCGGTGCGGTGGTCGGCGATCCGGTTCTCGGGGAAGTTGTAGGTGCGGATGCGCTCGGAGCGGTCCATGCCCCGGATCTGGCTCTTGCGGGCATCCGAGGCGGCGGCGGCGAGTTCCTCCTGCTGGCGCGCGAGGATGCGGGCGCGCAGCACGCGCATGGCGGCCTCGCGGTTCTGCAGCTGGCTCTTCTCGTTCTGCATCGACACGACGATGCCGGTCGGCAGGTGCGTGATGCGCACGGCGGAGTCGGTCGTGTTGACGGACTGGCCGCCGGGGCCGCTCGAGCGGTAGACGTCGATCTTGAGGTCGTTCGAGTTGATCTCGACCTCGCCGGGCTCGTCGACCTCGGGGAAGACGAGCACACCGGTCGTCGAGGTGTGGATGCGTCCCTGCGACTCGGTCGCCGGCACGCGCTGCACGCGGTGCACGCCGCCCTCGTACTTGAGGTGCGCCCACACGCCCTGCGCCGGGTCGGTCGAATTCGACTTGATCGCGACCTGCACGTCCTTATAGCCGCCGAGGTCCGACTCGGTGCGGTCGAGCAGCTCGGTCTTCCAGCCCTTCGACTCCGCGTAGTGCAGGTACATGCGCAACAGGTCGGCGGCGAACAGGGCGCTCTCGGCCCCGCCTTCGCCCCCCTTGATCTCCATGATCACGTCGCGCCCGTCATCGGGGTCGCGCGGGATGAGCAGCCGGCGCAGCTTCTCCTGAGTGGCCTCGACCTGCTCTTCGAGCGTCGGGACCTCCTCGGCGAACGCCGCGTCCTCCTTGGCGAGCTCGCGCGCCGCCTCGAGGTCGTCGGTCGCCTGCTGCCACGCCGTGTGCGCGGCGGCGATGCGGCTCAGTTCCGCGTACCGCCGGTTGATCCTCTTCGCTCTGGCCGCATCCGCGTGAACGGCGGGATCCGACAGCTGCTGCTGCAGATCCTCGTGCTCGGCCAGCAGCACCGCCACCGACTCGAACACGGGTCAGTCGTGGTGGCCGTGGCCGTTGCCGTTGCCGTGCCCGTTGCCCGGCTGCGGCAGCGACTTCTGGATCTGCATGAGGAACTCGACGTTGCTGCCGGTCTCCTTGAGCTTTCCGAGCACGATCTCGAGCGCCTGCTGCGGGTCGAGGCCGGCGAGGGCACGACGCAGCTTCCAGGTGACCTTGACCTCGTCGACACCGAGCAGCATCTCCTCGCGGCGGGTGCTCGACGCGTTGACGTCGACGGCCGGGAAGATCCGCTTGTCGGCGAGCTGCCGCGAGAGGCGCAGCTCCATGTTGCCGGTGCCCTTGAACTCCTCGAAGATGACCTCGTCCATCTTGGACCCGGTCTCGACGAGCGCGGTGGCGAGGATGGTCAGCGAGCCGCCGTCCTCGATGTTGCGCGCGGCGCCGAAGAAGCGCTTCGGCGGGTACAGCGCCGACGAGTCGACACCGCCGGAGAGTATGCGACCCGACGCGGGAGCGGCCAGGTTGTAGGCGCGGCCGAGGCGGGTGATCGAGTCGAGCAGCACGACGACGTCGTGTCCGAGCTCGACGAGTCGCTTGGCGCGCTCGATCGCGAGCTCGGCCACGGTCGTGTGGTCCTCGGCGGGGCGGTCGAAGGTCGAGGCGATGACCTCACCCTTCACCGTGCGCTGCATGTCGGTGACCTCTTCGGGCCGCTCGTCGACGAGCACGACCATGAGGTGGGCCTCGGGGTTGTTCTTCGCGATCGCGTTCGCGATGGCCTGCAGCACGACCGTCTTGCCGGCCTTCGGCGGCGACACGATGAGACCGCGCTGCCCCTTGCCGATCGGCGACACGAGGTCGATGATGCGGGTCGAGATCTTCGCCGGCTCGGTCTCGAGGCGCAGTCGCTCCTGCGGGTAGAGCGGCGTGAGCTTGCCGAATTCCACGCGCTCGGCGAGCTCGTCGTGGGGCAGCCCGTTCACGCTGTCGATCTTGACGATCGCGTTGTACTTCTGGCGGCCCTGGCCCTGCTCGCCCTCGCGGGGCTGGCGGATGGCGCCGACGACGGCGTCGCCCTTGCGCAGGTTGTACTTCTTGACCTGCCCGAGCGAGACGTAGACGTCGTTCGCCCCCGGCAGGTAGCCGCTCGTGCGCACGAAGGCGTAGTTGTCGAGCACGTCGAGGATGCCCGCGATCGGGATGAGCACGTCGTCGTCGGAGATCTCCGGCTCGAACTCGTCGTTCTGCGCGCCGCGTCCACGCTTGCGGTCGCGGTAACGGCCCCGGCCGCCGCGTCCGTCGTCCTGGGCGTCGCGCTGCTGCTGGGTCTGCTGCTGGCCACCCTCGGTGCGGCCGCTCTCGCCCTGCTGCTGACGGTCACCGCGCTGGCGGTCACCCTGCTGCTGACGGTCGCCCTGCTGACGGTCACCCTGCTGCTGACGGTCGCCCTGCTGCTGACGGTCGCCCTGCTGACGGTCACCCTGCTGCTGACGGTCGCCCTGCTGACGGTCGCCCTGCTCCTGGCGGTCGCCTCCGCGGTTGCGGTTGCGGCGCCGGCCCTGACGCTGCTCGCCCGAGTCGGAGGACGACTCGACGTCACCGTCGGCGGACTCCTGGGCGTCGTCCGACGAGACCTCGGCGGCGTCCTGCTGCGGCTGCTCGCCGCGGCCGCGTCCGCGGCGGCGCGGCGACTCGGTCGACGGTGCCTGCTCGGCGGCGGGCTGATCGGCCGGACCGGCCTCGGTGGCCTGCTCGGTGGCTTGCTGGTCGGTGGGCTGCTGGGCGGTGGTCGGCTGGTCGGCGGCCGGCGCGACGTCGGCGAGCGGCACGAGACCCGTGTCGGCCGAGTTCACGTGCGAGACGGCGGCGACGGGCGCCTCGCCCGGAGCGGCGGTGACCCGTCGGCTGCCGCGACGTCGCGGAGTGGCGGTTGCGGTCGGGGCGGGGGCCTGCGGCGCCTCCACCGGGGCGGCGGCGGGAGCCGTCTCCACCGGAGCGACGTCCGCCGGCGCGGCGTCGGCAGCGGGGGCCTCGACCTCGACCGGCAGGTCGAGCTGCGGGGCGTCGGCGGCGACGGTCTCGCCGCCCTGGCTGTCGGAGATCAGGTCCACGAGTTCTCCTTTACGAAGTTTCGAGGCAGCGGGGAGGCCGAGCCGAGCCGCGAGTGCCTGCAGCTCGGGCAGCCTCAGCTTCGCGAGATCGGTGCGGGACTCCACGACGGGAGGGTGCGAGGGCGCGTCAGTCAAGGGGTGATTCCTTATCTCCCGAGCAGAGAACGTTCTCGGGCTTCAGCATCGGCCGGATCGCCGGCGTGTGATGCTGCGGTAAGCGAGTGCTTGAAATGGATGCTGTCCGGGGCCGCTGCGTCAAACCAGCGCGTCAACCGAATGCGGCACCACTGTAGCACCTTTGAAGTCGACGGCCAGCATGAGCGCCTGCCACGCCGTGTCGGCGTTCGCGTCGACGAGGGCGGCGGCGACCTGCCGTTCGGCAGGGCTGCTGCCGAGCACGAGGATGGACGGACCGGCACCCGAGACGACGGCCGCGAGACCGTTCGCGCGCAGCACGGTGATGAGCCGATCGGTCTCGGGCATCGCGCTCGCGCGGTAGCTCTGGTGCAGCTTGTCCTCGGTCGCCGCGTGCAGCAGCTCGGGGCTCTGGATGAGCGCGGCGATGAGCAGGGCGGAGCGTGAGACGTTGAAGATCGCGTCCTCGTGCGGCACCGATGCGGGCTGCAGGCTGCGGGCGAGCTTCGTCGACATGGTGGCCTCGGGCACGAGGATGAGCGGCGAGACGCCGCGGTGCACGGTGAGCTTCTTGTGCTGCGGGCCGTCCGGCGTCATCCACGCGATCGTGAGGCCGCCGAAGATCGCCGGGGCGACGTTGTCGGGGTGGCCCTCGAGGTCGGTGGCCAACGTCAGCACGTCTTGCGCGTCGAGTTCGACGATGCCCTCGAGCAGCCCCTTCGCCGCCATGATGCCCGCGACGATCGCCGCGCCGGAGCTGCCCATGCCGCGGCCGTGCGGGATCGAGTTGTGCGCGACGAGGTCGAGGCCCGGCATCGGGACTCCCGCGCGCGCGAAGGCGTGGCCGATCGAGCGCACGACGAGGTTCGACTCGTCCGTCGGCACCTCGCCCTCGCCGACACCGCGCACGTCCACCGTGGCGCCGGGCTGCTCGCGCACGGTCACCTCGAGCTCGTCGTAGAGGGCGACCGCGAGTCCCAGGGTGTCGAACCCCGGTCCGAGGTTGGCGCTCGTCGCCGGGACCTTGACGTGGACCGACCGGCCCACCGGGACGGCGGTCATGACCGCCCGAGTCCGAGCACGCCGGCGATCTCGTCGACGTCGACCGGCACGACCGTCGGGCTCGCCTCGACGCCGTCCGGTCCGCGGAGGGCCCACTGCGGGTCCTTGAGTCCGTGCCCGGTCACCGTGAGCACGACGGTCGCGCCGCGCGGCACCGCGCCCGCTTCCGAGCGCTCGAGCAGCCCGGCGACGCTGATGGCGGAGGCGGGTTCGACGAAGATGCCGACCTCACGGGAGAGGATGCGGTGAGCGGCGAGGATCGCGTCGTCGTCGATGGCCCCGAAGTACCCGTCGGTGGCTTCGCGCGCCTCGAGGGCGAGCTTCCACGAGGCGGGATTCCCGATGCGGATCGCGCTCGCGATCGTGTCGGGATGGCTGACCACCTCGCCGCGGACGATCGGGGCGCTGCCTGCGGCCTGGAAGCCGAACATGCGCGGCAGCTTGGTGCTGATGCCCCGCTCGAGCTCCTCGCGGTATCCGCGGGTGTACGCGGTGTAGTTGCCCGCGTTGCCGACGGGGATGAAGTGGAAGTCGGGGGCGTCTTCGAGCACCTCGACGACCTCGAACGCGGCGGTCTTCTGCCCCTCGATGCGGTCGTTGTTGACCGAGTTGACGAGGTGCACCGGGTAGTTCGCGGCGAGATCGCGGGCGATGTCGAGGCAGTCGTCGAAGTTGCCCTGCACCTGCAGCAGCTCGGCGTTGTGCGCGATGGCCTGGCTCAGCTTGCCCATGGCGATCTTGCCCTCGGGCACGAGCACCGCGGCGGTGATGCCGGCGTGGGTCGCGTACGCGGCGGCCGAGGCGGAGGTGTTGCCGGTCGAGGCGCAGATCACGGCCTTCGCGCCGTGCTCCACGGCCTTCGAGATCGCCATCGTCATGCCGCGGTCCTTGAACGACCCGGTCGGGTTCATGCCCTCGTACTTGACGAACACCCGCGCGCCCGTGCGCTCGCTGAGCGCGGGCGCCGGCAGGAGCGGAGTGCCGCCCTCGCCGAGGGTCACGACCGGGGTCGCGTCGGTGACGTCGAGGCGGTCGGCGTATTCGCGGAGCACGCCGCGCCACTGATGAGCCATCGCTCTATAGTCCTTCTACTCGCAGAACGGATTCGACCGAGTCGACGACGTTCCGGGATTCGAGCGCATCGACGGTCGCGGCCAGAGCGGCCTCGCTCGCCTCGTGGGTGCCGATCACCAGGGTAGCGGTGGCCGGTCCACTCTCCTGACCATCGCCGACATGCTGCTCGACCGCTTCGACCGACACGCCGTTGTCGCTGAACACCCCCGCGATGGCGGCGAGCACACCCGGCTGGTCGAGCACGCGCAACGTGATCTGGTACCGCGTGGTGACGGCGGTGATGGGCAGCGCGGGCAGGTCGGCGTGGGTCGATTCCGCGACGCCGGGGCCGCCGACGACGTGCCGGCGTGCGGCGGAGACGAGGTCGCCCAGCACCGCCGACGCCGTCTCGAGCCCACCCGCGCCGGCGCCGTAGAACATCAGGCTGCCCGCGGCCTCGGCCTCGAGGAAGACCGCGTTGTTGGCTCCGTGCACCGCGGCGAGCGGGTGCGCGAGCGGCACGAGGGCCGGGTGCACGCGGGCGCTCACGCCGTGCACGCCGGTCGCGGGGTCGGTCGCGCGTTCGCAGATCGCGAGGAGCTTGACGACGTAGCCGGCCTTGCGGGCGGCCACGACCTGGTCGTGCGTGATCGAGGTGATGCCCTCGCGGTAGACCGCCTCGAGCGGCACGCTCGTGTGGAAGGCGAGACTCGCGAGGATCGCCGCCTTCTGCGCCGCGTCGTAACCCTCGATGTCGGCGGTGGGGTCGGCCTCGGCGTAGCCGAGCTCGGT carries:
- a CDS encoding homoserine dehydrogenase, which translates into the protein MIEYRNLRIAILGAGSVGSQVAKLLLEHREELAQRVGAGLELVGVAVRDLDAPRRADIPRELLTTDAESLILGADIVVELIGGLEPARTHILTAINSGADVITGNKALLATHGPELFEAAEQVGAQLYYEAAVGGAIPIIRPLRDSLAGDRVERILGIVNGTTNFILDRMDSTGESLHDALAVATELGYAEADPTADIEGYDAAQKAAILASLAFHTSVPLEAVYREGITSITHDQVVAARKAGYVVKLLAICERATDPATGVHGVSARVHPALVPLAHPLAAVHGANNAVFLEAEAAGSLMFYGAGAGGLETASAVLGDLVSAARRHVVGGPGVAESTHADLPALPITAVTTRYQITLRVLDQPGVLAAIAGVFSDNGVSVEAVEQHVGDGQESGPATATLVIGTHEASEAALAATVDALESRNVVDSVESVLRVEGL
- the thrB gene encoding homoserine kinase, with the translated sequence MTAVPVGRSVHVKVPATSANLGPGFDTLGLAVALYDELEVTVREQPGATVDVRGVGEGEVPTDESNLVVRSIGHAFARAGVPMPGLDLVAHNSIPHGRGMGSSGAAIVAGIMAAKGLLEGIVELDAQDVLTLATDLEGHPDNVAPAIFGGLTIAWMTPDGPQHKKLTVHRGVSPLILVPEATMSTKLARSLQPASVPHEDAIFNVSRSALLIAALIQSPELLHAATEDKLHQSYRASAMPETDRLITVLRANGLAAVVSGAGPSILVLGSSPAERQVAAALVDANADTAWQALMLAVDFKGATVVPHSVDALV
- the thrC gene encoding threonine synthase gives rise to the protein MAHQWRGVLREYADRLDVTDATPVVTLGEGGTPLLPAPALSERTGARVFVKYEGMNPTGSFKDRGMTMAISKAVEHGAKAVICASTGNTSASAAAYATHAGITAAVLVPEGKIAMGKLSQAIAHNAELLQVQGNFDDCLDIARDLAANYPVHLVNSVNNDRIEGQKTAAFEVVEVLEDAPDFHFIPVGNAGNYTAYTRGYREELERGISTKLPRMFGFQAAGSAPIVRGEVVSHPDTIASAIRIGNPASWKLALEAREATDGYFGAIDDDAILAAHRILSREVGIFVEPASAISVAGLLERSEAGAVPRGATVVLTVTGHGLKDPQWALRGPDGVEASPTVVPVDVDEIAGVLGLGRS